Proteins from a genomic interval of Pseudomonas sp. RC10:
- a CDS encoding energy transducer TonB → MSGRKRFARWLLWWSVLMSASLHASQKPEYERQIPPPYPRSLYEEGLSGLVIFEFLGHNDGSVTDVKIIDSSHRHFAKSVERTVPKWRLKPWQATAQAPETMSFRQEFYFVHSRERNDPHGWMRRYLRTLSCNAFNKALTTFKAESPSQNLHDLHYITYTFRVLGKAATRHKMTDNQRAELGDEFDRAIPGVVEQCAARPDKRYKQLLPESVRAHI, encoded by the coding sequence ATGAGCGGCCGGAAACGGTTTGCGCGATGGCTGCTGTGGTGGTCAGTGCTGATGTCCGCCTCCTTGCACGCCAGCCAAAAGCCGGAATACGAACGCCAGATCCCACCCCCCTATCCCCGATCCTTGTACGAAGAAGGTCTGTCGGGGTTGGTTATCTTCGAATTTCTCGGGCACAACGACGGCTCGGTCACGGATGTGAAAATCATCGACAGCTCCCATCGCCATTTCGCCAAATCCGTTGAACGTACCGTCCCCAAATGGCGGCTCAAACCTTGGCAAGCCACTGCGCAGGCGCCTGAAACGATGAGCTTTCGGCAAGAGTTCTATTTCGTCCACTCCCGCGAGCGGAACGACCCGCACGGCTGGATGCGTCGATACCTGCGAACGCTCTCGTGCAACGCCTTCAACAAAGCGCTGACGACGTTCAAGGCCGAGTCTCCCAGCCAGAACCTGCACGACCTGCACTACATCACCTACACCTTCAGGGTGTTGGGAAAGGCCGCCACGCGGCACAAGATGACAGACAATCAGCGAGCGGAATTAGGGGATGAGTTTGATCGGGCGATTCCCGGGGTGGTCGAGCAATGCGCAGCCCGGCCAGACAAGCGATACAAGCAGTTGTTGCCTGAAAGCGTGCGCGCGCACATTTGA
- a CDS encoding TonB family protein, protein MKSQWKVSAILSGCALMLSMSVGAREMHPLFERYVSPTYPSALRGGKLFSSVRVHYDIHHDGTVTDVRVVEQTDQKAANSALSAVKRWQFEPWDVTEEMPARIGESVHFVFDQERLEKRLRIVISWARRDVS, encoded by the coding sequence GTGAAATCACAATGGAAGGTGTCAGCCATTTTGAGTGGCTGTGCGCTGATGCTGAGCATGTCCGTCGGTGCGCGCGAGATGCACCCCCTCTTCGAGCGCTATGTCTCGCCGACCTATCCCTCTGCGTTGCGCGGCGGGAAGCTGTTTTCAAGCGTGCGGGTCCACTACGACATCCACCATGACGGCACTGTCACTGACGTCAGGGTCGTGGAGCAAACCGATCAGAAAGCCGCGAACTCTGCGCTGTCCGCTGTCAAACGCTGGCAGTTCGAGCCGTGGGACGTGACAGAAGAAATGCCCGCCCGGATCGGTGAATCCGTGCATTTCGTTTTCGATCAGGAGCGGCTGGAGAAGCGATTGCGGATAGTGATCTCGTGGGCACGGAGGGATGTCTCATGA
- the glpT gene encoding glycerol-3-phosphate transporter, which produces MFAFFKPAAHQAPLPAERVDSTYRRLRWQIFAGIFFGYAGYYLLRKNFSLAMPYLIDQGYTRGELGLAISAIAIAYGLSKFLMGLVSDRSNPRYFLPFGLLVSAATMFVFGFAPWATSSVAIMFILLFINGWAQGMGWPPSGRTMVHWWSQKERGGVVSVWNVAHNVGGGLIGPLFLLGLGWTNDWHAAFYVPAAVALFVALFAFITMRDTPQSVGLPPVEEYKNDYPEGYDASHEEEFSAKEIFVKYVLRNKMLWYIALANVFVYLLRYGVLDWAPTYLKEAKHFDVDKTSWAYFFYEWAGIPGTLLCGWMSDKIFRGNRGLTGIVFMLLVTVATLVYWLNPPGNPTIDMIALISIGFLIYGPVMLVGLQALELAPKKAAGTAAGFTGLFGYLGGSVAASALMGYTVDHFGWDGGFVILVSSCVLAMVFLAPTLRHTRVASQSRDTAA; this is translated from the coding sequence ATGTTTGCCTTTTTCAAACCTGCCGCGCATCAGGCCCCGTTGCCTGCCGAGCGTGTCGACAGCACCTATCGTCGCCTGCGCTGGCAGATTTTCGCCGGTATTTTCTTCGGCTATGCGGGGTACTACCTGCTGCGCAAGAACTTCTCGCTGGCCATGCCGTACCTGATCGATCAGGGCTACACACGAGGTGAGTTGGGGCTGGCGATTTCGGCGATCGCCATCGCCTACGGCCTGTCGAAGTTCCTGATGGGGCTGGTGTCGGACCGATCCAACCCTCGCTACTTCTTGCCGTTCGGATTGCTGGTGTCTGCCGCGACGATGTTCGTGTTCGGATTCGCGCCGTGGGCGACGTCGAGCGTGGCGATCATGTTTATCCTGCTGTTTATCAACGGCTGGGCGCAGGGCATGGGTTGGCCGCCGAGCGGGCGGACGATGGTGCACTGGTGGTCGCAGAAAGAACGCGGCGGTGTGGTGTCGGTGTGGAACGTGGCGCACAACGTGGGCGGTGGCCTGATCGGCCCGCTGTTCTTGCTCGGCCTGGGCTGGACCAACGACTGGCACGCGGCGTTCTACGTGCCGGCGGCGGTCGCGCTGTTCGTCGCGTTGTTCGCGTTCATCACCATGCGCGACACGCCGCAATCCGTGGGTTTGCCGCCGGTCGAGGAATACAAGAACGACTACCCGGAAGGCTACGACGCGAGCCACGAAGAGGAATTCAGCGCCAAGGAAATCTTCGTCAAATACGTCCTGCGCAACAAAATGCTCTGGTACATCGCGCTGGCCAACGTGTTCGTGTATCTGCTGCGTTATGGCGTACTCGACTGGGCACCGACCTATCTGAAAGAGGCCAAGCATTTCGACGTGGACAAGACGTCGTGGGCCTACTTTTTCTATGAGTGGGCGGGCATTCCGGGGACGCTGCTGTGCGGCTGGATGTCGGACAAGATCTTCCGTGGCAACCGCGGCCTGACCGGCATCGTGTTCATGCTGCTGGTGACCGTGGCCACGCTGGTGTACTGGCTCAATCCACCAGGCAACCCGACCATCGACATGATCGCGTTGATCTCAATCGGCTTTCTGATTTACGGGCCGGTGATGCTGGTCGGCCTGCAAGCGCTGGAACTCGCGCCTAAAAAAGCAGCGGGCACAGCGGCAGGCTTCACAGGGCTGTTCGGGTATTTGGGTGGGTCGGTCGCGGCCAGTGCGCTGATGGGCTACACCGTGGACCATTTCGGCTGGGACGGTGG